Genomic DNA from Pseudomonas fluorescens:
ACCAGACCCCATCTATCCATTTTTCCCGAACAACCCGAACCGCTTCTACCAAGAAGGTACGCATCCCTACACCGGCGCCAAATTGCCGCTGACGATGCCCGAAGGCCACGAGGAGCGGCTGGTCAAGCCCGGCACCACGACGTTCATGCCCCGGGGTTATTGGCATGCCACGGTGGCCCATGAAGAGTCCTTTTCCATCGGCTTCGTGATCAATCCGCCGACTGTTGCCGACATCATTACCTATGCACTGCTGGACCGTTTGCATGGGAACGAACGACTCAGGGCTCACCCGCTCGATACGCTGTCGGAGTCTGCACTCCAGCGCATCCTGGGCGATATACAGAGCGGCCTGGACGAAGTCGCGAAGTTGTCCAGGACATTGCCGGCAGAAGCGCTGCTCCAACGCTATAAGCAATCGAGAAAAGGGAACATTCGCACACTTACCGCCCTATGACCGCTTTCTTGATTGGAATCCGTACCATGCGCACTGCACACGCTCTGTTTGTGGGGATCACGGCGTTGATGCTTGTCAACGTGATCGATGGGCTCAAGGAGGTGTATTTCGGGATCCTGCTGCAACGCCTCGACAGTGTCATCGCGACATTCGTGTTATTCGCCGTCGCCTGGCCTGTGTTCTTTCTCGGCTACATGGCCCGGAAACGCTCGACGCCTGCGCTGCTTGCGACTCCGGAAAAAAAGGCCTCCATCCGACGTTGCCTGCTGATGTTGAACGTCAGCTCCGCCGCACTCTGGATCTCCTTTCTGCTGGCATTGAAATGGGTGGAGCCGGCCATCGTCAGTGCGCTGGTGGGCGGGGTCGGGATCATTTCGACGCTCGTGCTGAACAAGCTGTTGCGTCCGACCGCGATCATGATCCGGGCCGACTATATAGCCGCCCTTGTCATCGCACTGGCCAGCGTCTACCTGGGCTGGGTCTCGATGGACGGACGCACCGCAGTCAGGGATGAATTCGACAGCAACCAGGTGCTGCTGGGCTACCTGATGATGCTCGTGTGCGGTGTCGCAATGGCATTGACCAGCATTCTCTCGAAGGTCGTCGCGGATCACGGGGCGTCGAGTCACTATCTCTACGCCCATCGGTTCTATCTCTTGCTGGCGATTACCGGCGTCTACACCTCTTTGAACCTGAGCGAGATCGCCGCCGTCATCGATCATCTCGACGCCTTGGTCTTGCTGGCGTTCGTCGGCGTGATCCTGCCCTTGCTATTGCTGCAGGAAGGGATAAAGCGCTGCGAACCAGTGACCACGGAAGCCATCCTGGCGGCCGCCCCCTTGTTCACCATCATTTTTCAAACCGTTGATTCGAGACTGGCCTTTTCAGTGTTCAGTTTCGCGGGGGTGGTCCTTATCTGCCTGGCCGCAACCTACAACGGCTATTCCCACCTTAGTCGCCTTTCAGTCGAAGGAGTTAGAACATGAAATACGCGGTGATCGTCGATGCCTACTCGACCGGGGCAAGCCTTGCGGACGAACTCAAGTTGTATGGAATAACCTGCGTCCATGTGCAGACATCCGCCGAAATTCTTGAATATGACGTGGACAGCTACAAGCCAGAGGATTTCCAGCAGCGGTTTGTCGCGACGCAAGATCTCAAGGCGCTGACGGACAAATTGGCTGAATTCGAACCGGCGTTCATCATTCCCGGATGCGAGTCCGGCGTTGAGCTGGCCGACCAGCTCAGCGAGTTGATGGGCACGCCTGGCAACGGCACGGCGCTGTCAGCCTGCCGCCGAGACAAATGGCACATGGCCAAGCGGCTGCATCAGATGGGTATCCCGGCAGCACGGGTCGCCTTGATTCATCAGACGAGTGAGGTCGAGGCGGCGACCGAGACGATCGACGGCTGGCCGGTGGTCATTAAGCCGGTCAACAGCGCCGGGGCGGACGGTATTCATTTCTGCTACGAGATGGCGCAGGTGCGTCACGCGGTGGACAAGGAGCTGGGCCGACTCAACGAAATGGGGCTCATCAACGACACACTGCTGGCGATGGAATACCTGGCTGGCCAGCAGTACCTGGTACAGGCTGTTTCCCGCGACGGTGAACATTTCGTCTTCGAGATCTGGCGCGACAATCGCAAGCCCGTGCCAGGCGCCGGGGTAGTCAACGATCGTGAGGTGCTGATCGACCTGCTCTCGGAAGAAGCGGCCCCCATCATCGCTTACGTTCACCAATGCCTGGAGGCATTCGGCGTCAACATCGGCCCCTCGTTCCTGGAAGTCATGGTGACGGCCAACGGACCGATGCTGATCGAGTGGGCAGCCCGGATGATGGGGACCCAGGAGCTCAGCGCGATGACTCGCGTGCGCGGCGTCAACGCCGTCAATCTCTGCGCGGCCTGCTATACCGATCCCGAGGTGTTCTATTCGATGCTGGATAAAGTCAACCGATCGAACGCGACGTGCGAAGTCATCGGGATGATCAACAGCGTCTCCGGCCAAGTGATCCATCGCCGTTGGCTCGATGAACTGAGCGCCAGGCCAAGTTTCTTCAAGATGATCAGGGCCCCTGAAATTGGCGACAGCGTTGCGCCTACCATCGGGATCTCGACGAACTACGGCTTTATCTATCTGGTTCACGAAGACCCTGCGGTTACCTATGCCGATTACCTGTGGATCCGAGAAAAGGAGGCCGAGGATACCGGCTTTTTCGACGTGCAACTCAGCCAGGAAGCTGTCGCGCAAGCCTGCTGACTTCGATCGGGATGGAGCGGACTCAATGAAGCTATATGTGGATCATCAATGCACATCGCCCTTTGCCATGTGCGCGTTCGTAGCGCTCAAGGAGTGCCGGTTCGATTTTGACCTGCACTACCTCGACCTCTCACAAGGCGATCACCAGCGGCCGCCATTTACCGGGATCTCGCTCACCCACCGCGTTCCGACGCTGGTGGATGGGGCGTTTTCGCTGGCTGAATCGTCCGCCATCGCCGAATACCTGAATGACATTGCGCCAGGCGCCCGCTTGTTACCGGTTGACGTTCAGGCCCGCGCCCAAGCCCGGCAGGTCCAGGCCTGGCTGAGGAGCGACTTCTTCAACCTGCGCGGC
This window encodes:
- a CDS encoding EamA family transporter, which produces MRTAHALFVGITALMLVNVIDGLKEVYFGILLQRLDSVIATFVLFAVAWPVFFLGYMARKRSTPALLATPEKKASIRRCLLMLNVSSAALWISFLLALKWVEPAIVSALVGGVGIISTLVLNKLLRPTAIMIRADYIAALVIALASVYLGWVSMDGRTAVRDEFDSNQVLLGYLMMLVCGVAMALTSILSKVVADHGASSHYLYAHRFYLLLAITGVYTSLNLSEIAAVIDHLDALVLLAFVGVILPLLLLQEGIKRCEPVTTEAILAAAPLFTIIFQTVDSRLAFSVFSFAGVVLICLAATYNGYSHLSRLSVEGVRT
- a CDS encoding ATP-grasp domain-containing protein; this encodes MKYAVIVDAYSTGASLADELKLYGITCVHVQTSAEILEYDVDSYKPEDFQQRFVATQDLKALTDKLAEFEPAFIIPGCESGVELADQLSELMGTPGNGTALSACRRDKWHMAKRLHQMGIPAARVALIHQTSEVEAATETIDGWPVVIKPVNSAGADGIHFCYEMAQVRHAVDKELGRLNEMGLINDTLLAMEYLAGQQYLVQAVSRDGEHFVFEIWRDNRKPVPGAGVVNDREVLIDLLSEEAAPIIAYVHQCLEAFGVNIGPSFLEVMVTANGPMLIEWAARMMGTQELSAMTRVRGVNAVNLCAACYTDPEVFYSMLDKVNRSNATCEVIGMINSVSGQVIHRRWLDELSARPSFFKMIRAPEIGDSVAPTIGISTNYGFIYLVHEDPAVTYADYLWIREKEAEDTGFFDVQLSQEAVAQAC
- the yfcF gene encoding glutathione transferase translates to MKLYVDHQCTSPFAMCAFVALKECRFDFDLHYLDLSQGDHQRPPFTGISLTHRVPTLVDGAFSLAESSAIAEYLNDIAPGARLLPVDVQARAQARQVQAWLRSDFFNLRGNRPTETIFIAPSQEPLGPLAMADARRLVETLSRSLRDGKRFLFNDWSIADVDAAGMLNRLIYNGDPVPETLKHYALRAWDRESVHQWLDLDRQDNRTSSGR